In Camelina sativa cultivar DH55 chromosome 16, Cs, whole genome shotgun sequence, a single window of DNA contains:
- the LOC104752470 gene encoding topless-related protein 1 isoform X5: protein MSSLSRELVFLILQFLDEEKFKETVHKLEQESGFFFNMKYFEDEVHNGNWDEVEKYLSGFTKVDDNRYSMKIFFEIRKQKYLEALDKHDRPKAVEILVKDLKVFSTFNEELFKEITQLLTLENFRENEQLSKYGDTKSARAIMLVELKKLIEANPLFRDKLQFPTLRNSRLRTLINQSLNWQHQLCKNPRPNPDIKTLFVDHSCRLPNDARAPSPVNNPLLGSLPKAGGFPPLGAHGPFQPTPSPVPTPLAGWMSSPSSVPHPAVSGGAIALGSPSIQALKHPRTPPTNSGVDYPSGDSDHVSKRTRPMGMSDEVSLGVNMLPMTFPGQAHGHNQTFKAPDDLPKTVARTLSQGSSPMSMDFHPIKQTLLLVGTNVGDIGLWEVGSRERLVQKTFKVWDLSKCSMPLQAALVKEPVVSVNRVIWSPDGALFGVAYSRHIVQLYSYHGGEDMRQHLEIDAHVGGVNDIAFSTPNKQLCVTTCGDDKTIKVWDAATGVKRHTFEGHEAPVYSICPHYKENIQFIFSTALDGKIKAWLYDNMGSRVDYEAPGRWCTTMAYSADGTRLFSCGTSKDGESFIVEWNESEGAVKRTYQGFHKRSLGVVQFDTTKNRYLAAGDDFSIKFWDMDTTQLLTAIDADGGLQASPRIRFNKEGSLLAVSANDNIIKVVANSDGLRLLHTVENLSSESSKPAINSIPVAERPASVVSIPGMNGDSRNMVDVKPVITEEANDKSKVWKLTEVGEPSQCRSLRLPENMRVTKISRLIFTNSGNAILALASNAIHLLWKWQRNDRNATGKATASLPPQQWQPASGILMTNDVAETNPEEAVPCFALSKNDSYVMSASGGKISLFNMMTFKTMATFMPPPPAATFLAFHPQDNNIIAIGMDDSTIQIYNVRVDEVKSKLKGHSKRITGLAFSNVLNVLVSSGADAQLCVWNTDGWEKQKSKVLQIPQGRSTAALSDTRVQFHQDQVHFLVVHETQLAIYETTKLECMKQWPVRESSAPITHATFSCDSQLIYTSFMDATICVFSSANLRLRCRVNPSAYLPASLSNSNVHPLVIAAHPQESNMFAVGLSDGGVHIFEPLESEGKWGVAPPPENGSASVVTATPSVGASASDQPQR from the exons ATGTCGTCGCTTAGCAGAGAGCTCGTATTCTTGATCTTACAGTTTCTAGATGAAGAGAAGTTCAAGGAGACTGTTCATAA GCTTGAACAAGAGTCTGGGTTTTTCTTCAACATGAAGTATTTTGAGGATGAGGTGCACAATGGTAACTGGGATGAGGTCGAGAAGTATCTCTCTGGTTTTACTAAAGTTGATGATAACAGATACTCCATGAAGATTTTCTTCGAGATTAGGAAGCAGAAGTATCTTGAGGCCTTGGATAA gcatGATCGTCCCAAGGCTGTTGAAATTTTGGTCAAGGATTTGAAAGTGTTTTCCACTTTTAATGAGGAGCTTTTCAAGGAAATCACTCAGCTTTTGACCTTAGAAAACTTCCG GGAGAACGAGCAGTTATCCAAGTATGGGGACACAAAGTCCGCCAGAGCTATCATGTTGGTGGAACTCAAGAAGTTGATTGAAGCAAATCCGTTATTCCGTGATAAATTGCAGTTTCCTACTCTTAGAAATTCACGGCTCAGGACTCTCATAAATCAGAG CTTAAATTGGCAACACCAGCTTTGTAAAAACCCAAGGCCAAATCCTGATATAAAGACTCTCTTTGTCGATCATTCCTGCCGCCTACCAAATGATGCACGAGCACCATCCCCTGTCAACAATCCGCTGCTTGGATCATTACCAAAAGCTGGGGGATTTCCTCCTTTAGGCGCACACGGG CCATTTCAACCAACACCTTCTCCGGTTCCAACACCTCTTGCTGGTTGGATGTCCAGTCCTTCCTCTGTCCCTCATCCAGCTGTGTCTGGAGGAGCCATTGCTCTCGGCTCTCCATCCATCCAAG CCTTGAAGCACCCGAGAACTCCTCCAACTAATTCTGGTGTAGACTATCCATCAGGCGATTCAGACCATGTCTCAAAACGAACAAGACCTATGGGAATGTCTGACGAG GTAAGTCTAGGTGTGAACATGTTACCAATGACATTCCCAGGGCAGGCTCATGGCCACAATCAAACCTTCAAAGCACCTGATGACTTGCCCAAGACAGTGGCACGAACTTTGAGTCAGGGCTCATCTCCCATGAGCATGGATTTCCATCCTATTAAACAGACTCTGCTACTAG TTGGTACGAATGTTGGAGATATTGGGCTCTGGGAAGTTGGTTCTCGAGAACGCCTAGTACAGAAGACTTTTAAAGTTTGGGACTTGAGTAAATGTTCGATGCCCTTGCAG GCTGCTTTGGTGAAAGAGCCTGTCGTTTCTGTCAACCGTGTGATTTGGAGCCCGGATGGTGCCTTATTCG GAGTTGCTTATTCAAGACATATTGTACAGCTATACTCTTATCACGGTGGGGAAGATATGAGGCAGCATCTTGAG ATTGATGCTCATGTTGGTGGTGTCAACGACATTGCATTCTCCACTCCAAACAAGCAACTATGTGTTACTACTTGTGGTGATGACAAAACCATCAAG GTCTGGGATGCTGCAACGGGTGTAAAACGGCATACTTTTGAGGGCCATGAAGCTCCTGTTTACTCTATCTGCCCTCACTACAAGGAGAACATTCAG TTTATCTTTTCAACTGCGCTCGATGGGAAAATAAAAGCATGGTTATATGATAATATGGGATCTCGGGTTGACTACGAAGCTCCTGGTCGCTGGTGTACAACGATGGCCTACAGTGCTGATGGAACTAG GTTATTTTCTTGTGGGACGAGTAAAGATGGGGAATCGTTCATAGTTGAGTGGAATGAAAGCGAAGGAGCTGTTAAGAGAACTTATCAAGGATTCCACAAGCGTTCTCTTGGTGTTGTTCAGTTTGATACTACTAAAAACCGCTATCTCGCTGCGGGTGACGACTTCTCCATTAAGTTCTGGGATATGGACACTACACAGCTTTTGACTGCCATTGATGCTGATGGAGGTCTCCAG GCAAGTCCACGGATCCGGTTTAACAAGGAAGGCTCTCTCTTGGCCGTTTCTGCAAATGACAATATTATTAAGGTTGTGGCAAACTCAGATGGTCTAAGGCTATTGCACACAGTTGAAAACTTATCTTCTGAATCCTCCAAG CCTGCAATTAACAGTATTCCGGTAGCAGAAAGACCTGCCTCTGTAGTTTCCATCCCTGGAATG AATGGAGATTCACGGAATATGGTGGATGTGAAGCCAGTGATAACTGAAGAAGCAAATGATAAGTCTAAGGTATGGAAGCTTACTGAAGTCGGCGAACCCTCTCAATGCCGTTCATTGAGACTCCCTGAGAATATGAGAGTCACCAAG ATATCGAGATTAATTTTCACAAATTCGGGAAATGCAATTTTGGCATTGGCATCAAATGCTATTCATCTGCTATGGAAGTGGCAGCGAAATGACCGTAATGCAACTGGAAAG GCAACGGCTTCTTTACCTCCTCAACAGTGGCAACCAGCGAGCGGGATCTTAATGACAAATGATGTGGCTGAAACTAATCCAGAAGAAGCTGTACCATGTTTTGCTTTATCCAAGAATGATTCCTACGTGATGTCAGCATCCGGAGGAAAGATCTCTTTGTTTAATATGATGACGTTTAAG ACAATGGCTACTTTCATGCCGCCTCCTCCTGCTGCAACGTTTCTTGCATTCCACCCTCAAGATAACAATATCATTGCGATCGGGATGGATGATAGTACAATACAGATTTACAATGTTCGCGTTGATGAGGTTAAGAGCAAGCTTAAAGGACATTCTAAGAGAATAACCGGCCTCGCTTTCTCCAATGTACTAAATGTTCTGGTTTCGTCTGGAGCAGACGCGCAG CTTTGTGTATGGAACACGGATGGATGGGAGAAACAGAAAAGCAAGGTTCTGCAAATTCCACAGGGAAGATCAACGGCGGCTCTTTCAGACACGCGTGTTCAGTTTCATCAAGATCAAGTACACTTCCTCGTGGTCCATGAAACGCAGCTCGCTATATACGAAACAACTAAGCTTGAATGCATGAAACAG tGGCCAGTGCGTGAATCATCAGCTCCAATCACACATGCGACATTCTCATGTGATAGCCAACTGATATACACAAGTTTCATGGACGCTACAATCTGTGTCTTCAGCTCAGCAAACCTTCGATTGCGTTGCAGAGTCAATCCCTCTGCATATTTGCCAGCTTCTCTCAG CAACTCGAATGTCCATCCACTGGTGATAGCGGCTCATCCGCAAGAGTCCAATATGTTTGCTGTGGGTCTGTCAGACGGGGGAGTCCATATATTCGAGCCGCTTGAGTCTGAAGGCAAATGGGGAGTGGCTCCACCGCCTGAAAATGGCTCAGCCAGCGTTGTCACGGCTACACCTTCGGTTGGAGCTTCTGCGTCAGACCAACCTCAGAGATGA
- the LOC104752470 gene encoding topless-related protein 1 isoform X2, whose protein sequence is MSSLSRELVFLILQFLDEEKFKETVHKLEQESGFFFNMKYFEDEVHNGNWDEVEKYLSGFTKVDDNRYSMKIFFEIRKQKYLEALDKHDRPKAVEILVKDLKVFSTFNEELFKEITQLLTLENFRENEQLSKYGDTKSARAIMLVELKKLIEANPLFRDKLQFPTLRNSRLRTLINQSLNWQHQLCKNPRPNPDIKTLFVDHSCRLPNDARAPSPVNNPLLGSLPKAGGFPPLGAHGPFQPTPSPVPTPLAGWMSSPSSVPHPAVSGGAIALGSPSIQALKHPRTPPTNSGVDYPSGDSDHVSKRTRPMGMSDEVSLGVNMLPMTFPGQAHGHNQTFKAPDDLPKTVARTLSQGSSPMSMDFHPIKQTLLLVGTNVGDIGLWEVGSRERLVQKTFKVWDLSKCSMPLQAALVKEPVVSVNRVIWSPDGALFGVAYSRHIVQLYSYHGGEDMRQHLEIDAHVGGVNDIAFSTPNKQLCVTTCGDDKTIKVWDAATGVKRHTFEGHEAPVYSICPHYKENIQFIFSTALDGKIKAWLYDNMGSRVDYEAPGRWCTTMAYSADGTRLFSCGTSKDGESFIVEWNESEGAVKRTYQGFHKRSLGVVQFDTTKNRYLAAGDDFSIKFWDMDTTQLLTAIDADGGLQASPRIRFNKEGSLLAVSANDNIIKVVANSDGLRLLHTVENLSSESSKVLNILLIGSSTSKLLTPRLKLFQHFISHLHVQPAINSIPVAERPASVVSIPGMNGDSRNMVDVKPVITEEANDKSKVWKLTEVGEPSQCRSLRLPENMRVTKISRLIFTNSGNAILALASNAIHLLWKWQRNDRNATGKATASLPPQQWQPASGILMTNDVAETNPEEAVPCFALSKNDSYVMSASGGKISLFNMMTFKTMATFMPPPPAATFLAFHPQDNNIIAIGMDDSTIQIYNVRVDEVKSKLKGHSKRITGLAFSNVLNVLVSSGADAQLCVWNTDGWEKQKSKVLQIPQGRSTAALSDTRVQFHQDQVHFLVVHETQLAIYETTKLECMKQWPVRESSAPITHATFSCDSQLIYTSFMDATICVFSSANLRLRCRVNPSAYLPASLSNSNVHPLVIAAHPQESNMFAVGLSDGGVHIFEPLESEGKWGVAPPPENGSASVVTATPSVGASASDQPQR, encoded by the exons ATGTCGTCGCTTAGCAGAGAGCTCGTATTCTTGATCTTACAGTTTCTAGATGAAGAGAAGTTCAAGGAGACTGTTCATAA GCTTGAACAAGAGTCTGGGTTTTTCTTCAACATGAAGTATTTTGAGGATGAGGTGCACAATGGTAACTGGGATGAGGTCGAGAAGTATCTCTCTGGTTTTACTAAAGTTGATGATAACAGATACTCCATGAAGATTTTCTTCGAGATTAGGAAGCAGAAGTATCTTGAGGCCTTGGATAA gcatGATCGTCCCAAGGCTGTTGAAATTTTGGTCAAGGATTTGAAAGTGTTTTCCACTTTTAATGAGGAGCTTTTCAAGGAAATCACTCAGCTTTTGACCTTAGAAAACTTCCG GGAGAACGAGCAGTTATCCAAGTATGGGGACACAAAGTCCGCCAGAGCTATCATGTTGGTGGAACTCAAGAAGTTGATTGAAGCAAATCCGTTATTCCGTGATAAATTGCAGTTTCCTACTCTTAGAAATTCACGGCTCAGGACTCTCATAAATCAGAG CTTAAATTGGCAACACCAGCTTTGTAAAAACCCAAGGCCAAATCCTGATATAAAGACTCTCTTTGTCGATCATTCCTGCCGCCTACCAAATGATGCACGAGCACCATCCCCTGTCAACAATCCGCTGCTTGGATCATTACCAAAAGCTGGGGGATTTCCTCCTTTAGGCGCACACGGG CCATTTCAACCAACACCTTCTCCGGTTCCAACACCTCTTGCTGGTTGGATGTCCAGTCCTTCCTCTGTCCCTCATCCAGCTGTGTCTGGAGGAGCCATTGCTCTCGGCTCTCCATCCATCCAAG CCTTGAAGCACCCGAGAACTCCTCCAACTAATTCTGGTGTAGACTATCCATCAGGCGATTCAGACCATGTCTCAAAACGAACAAGACCTATGGGAATGTCTGACGAG GTAAGTCTAGGTGTGAACATGTTACCAATGACATTCCCAGGGCAGGCTCATGGCCACAATCAAACCTTCAAAGCACCTGATGACTTGCCCAAGACAGTGGCACGAACTTTGAGTCAGGGCTCATCTCCCATGAGCATGGATTTCCATCCTATTAAACAGACTCTGCTACTAG TTGGTACGAATGTTGGAGATATTGGGCTCTGGGAAGTTGGTTCTCGAGAACGCCTAGTACAGAAGACTTTTAAAGTTTGGGACTTGAGTAAATGTTCGATGCCCTTGCAG GCTGCTTTGGTGAAAGAGCCTGTCGTTTCTGTCAACCGTGTGATTTGGAGCCCGGATGGTGCCTTATTCG GAGTTGCTTATTCAAGACATATTGTACAGCTATACTCTTATCACGGTGGGGAAGATATGAGGCAGCATCTTGAG ATTGATGCTCATGTTGGTGGTGTCAACGACATTGCATTCTCCACTCCAAACAAGCAACTATGTGTTACTACTTGTGGTGATGACAAAACCATCAAG GTCTGGGATGCTGCAACGGGTGTAAAACGGCATACTTTTGAGGGCCATGAAGCTCCTGTTTACTCTATCTGCCCTCACTACAAGGAGAACATTCAG TTTATCTTTTCAACTGCGCTCGATGGGAAAATAAAAGCATGGTTATATGATAATATGGGATCTCGGGTTGACTACGAAGCTCCTGGTCGCTGGTGTACAACGATGGCCTACAGTGCTGATGGAACTAG GTTATTTTCTTGTGGGACGAGTAAAGATGGGGAATCGTTCATAGTTGAGTGGAATGAAAGCGAAGGAGCTGTTAAGAGAACTTATCAAGGATTCCACAAGCGTTCTCTTGGTGTTGTTCAGTTTGATACTACTAAAAACCGCTATCTCGCTGCGGGTGACGACTTCTCCATTAAGTTCTGGGATATGGACACTACACAGCTTTTGACTGCCATTGATGCTGATGGAGGTCTCCAG GCAAGTCCACGGATCCGGTTTAACAAGGAAGGCTCTCTCTTGGCCGTTTCTGCAAATGACAATATTATTAAGGTTGTGGCAAACTCAGATGGTCTAAGGCTATTGCACACAGTTGAAAACTTATCTTCTGAATCCTCCAAGGTACTAAATATTTTGCTCATTGGATCTTCAACAAGCAAATTACTAACTCCCAGATTGAAACTTTTTCAACACTTTATTTCTCATTTACATGTGCAGCCTGCAATTAACAGTATTCCGGTAGCAGAAAGACCTGCCTCTGTAGTTTCCATCCCTGGAATG AATGGAGATTCACGGAATATGGTGGATGTGAAGCCAGTGATAACTGAAGAAGCAAATGATAAGTCTAAGGTATGGAAGCTTACTGAAGTCGGCGAACCCTCTCAATGCCGTTCATTGAGACTCCCTGAGAATATGAGAGTCACCAAG ATATCGAGATTAATTTTCACAAATTCGGGAAATGCAATTTTGGCATTGGCATCAAATGCTATTCATCTGCTATGGAAGTGGCAGCGAAATGACCGTAATGCAACTGGAAAG GCAACGGCTTCTTTACCTCCTCAACAGTGGCAACCAGCGAGCGGGATCTTAATGACAAATGATGTGGCTGAAACTAATCCAGAAGAAGCTGTACCATGTTTTGCTTTATCCAAGAATGATTCCTACGTGATGTCAGCATCCGGAGGAAAGATCTCTTTGTTTAATATGATGACGTTTAAG ACAATGGCTACTTTCATGCCGCCTCCTCCTGCTGCAACGTTTCTTGCATTCCACCCTCAAGATAACAATATCATTGCGATCGGGATGGATGATAGTACAATACAGATTTACAATGTTCGCGTTGATGAGGTTAAGAGCAAGCTTAAAGGACATTCTAAGAGAATAACCGGCCTCGCTTTCTCCAATGTACTAAATGTTCTGGTTTCGTCTGGAGCAGACGCGCAG CTTTGTGTATGGAACACGGATGGATGGGAGAAACAGAAAAGCAAGGTTCTGCAAATTCCACAGGGAAGATCAACGGCGGCTCTTTCAGACACGCGTGTTCAGTTTCATCAAGATCAAGTACACTTCCTCGTGGTCCATGAAACGCAGCTCGCTATATACGAAACAACTAAGCTTGAATGCATGAAACAG tGGCCAGTGCGTGAATCATCAGCTCCAATCACACATGCGACATTCTCATGTGATAGCCAACTGATATACACAAGTTTCATGGACGCTACAATCTGTGTCTTCAGCTCAGCAAACCTTCGATTGCGTTGCAGAGTCAATCCCTCTGCATATTTGCCAGCTTCTCTCAG CAACTCGAATGTCCATCCACTGGTGATAGCGGCTCATCCGCAAGAGTCCAATATGTTTGCTGTGGGTCTGTCAGACGGGGGAGTCCATATATTCGAGCCGCTTGAGTCTGAAGGCAAATGGGGAGTGGCTCCACCGCCTGAAAATGGCTCAGCCAGCGTTGTCACGGCTACACCTTCGGTTGGAGCTTCTGCGTCAGACCAACCTCAGAGATGA
- the LOC104752470 gene encoding topless-related protein 1 isoform X1 — protein sequence MSSLSRELVFLILQFLDEEKFKETVHKLEQESGFFFNMKYFEDEVHNGNWDEVEKYLSGFTKVDDNRYSMKIFFEIRKQKYLEALDKHDRPKAVEILVKDLKVFSTFNEELFKEITQLLTLENFRENEQLSKYGDTKSARAIMLVELKKLIEANPLFRDKLQFPTLRNSRLRTLINQSLNWQHQLCKNPRPNPDIKTLFVDHSCRLPNDARAPSPVNNPLLGSLPKAGGFPPLGAHGPFQPTPSPVPTPLAGWMSSPSSVPHPAVSGGAIALGSPSIQAALKHPRTPPTNSGVDYPSGDSDHVSKRTRPMGMSDEVSLGVNMLPMTFPGQAHGHNQTFKAPDDLPKTVARTLSQGSSPMSMDFHPIKQTLLLVGTNVGDIGLWEVGSRERLVQKTFKVWDLSKCSMPLQAALVKEPVVSVNRVIWSPDGALFGVAYSRHIVQLYSYHGGEDMRQHLEIDAHVGGVNDIAFSTPNKQLCVTTCGDDKTIKVWDAATGVKRHTFEGHEAPVYSICPHYKENIQFIFSTALDGKIKAWLYDNMGSRVDYEAPGRWCTTMAYSADGTRLFSCGTSKDGESFIVEWNESEGAVKRTYQGFHKRSLGVVQFDTTKNRYLAAGDDFSIKFWDMDTTQLLTAIDADGGLQASPRIRFNKEGSLLAVSANDNIIKVVANSDGLRLLHTVENLSSESSKVLNILLIGSSTSKLLTPRLKLFQHFISHLHVQPAINSIPVAERPASVVSIPGMNGDSRNMVDVKPVITEEANDKSKVWKLTEVGEPSQCRSLRLPENMRVTKISRLIFTNSGNAILALASNAIHLLWKWQRNDRNATGKATASLPPQQWQPASGILMTNDVAETNPEEAVPCFALSKNDSYVMSASGGKISLFNMMTFKTMATFMPPPPAATFLAFHPQDNNIIAIGMDDSTIQIYNVRVDEVKSKLKGHSKRITGLAFSNVLNVLVSSGADAQLCVWNTDGWEKQKSKVLQIPQGRSTAALSDTRVQFHQDQVHFLVVHETQLAIYETTKLECMKQWPVRESSAPITHATFSCDSQLIYTSFMDATICVFSSANLRLRCRVNPSAYLPASLSNSNVHPLVIAAHPQESNMFAVGLSDGGVHIFEPLESEGKWGVAPPPENGSASVVTATPSVGASASDQPQR from the exons ATGTCGTCGCTTAGCAGAGAGCTCGTATTCTTGATCTTACAGTTTCTAGATGAAGAGAAGTTCAAGGAGACTGTTCATAA GCTTGAACAAGAGTCTGGGTTTTTCTTCAACATGAAGTATTTTGAGGATGAGGTGCACAATGGTAACTGGGATGAGGTCGAGAAGTATCTCTCTGGTTTTACTAAAGTTGATGATAACAGATACTCCATGAAGATTTTCTTCGAGATTAGGAAGCAGAAGTATCTTGAGGCCTTGGATAA gcatGATCGTCCCAAGGCTGTTGAAATTTTGGTCAAGGATTTGAAAGTGTTTTCCACTTTTAATGAGGAGCTTTTCAAGGAAATCACTCAGCTTTTGACCTTAGAAAACTTCCG GGAGAACGAGCAGTTATCCAAGTATGGGGACACAAAGTCCGCCAGAGCTATCATGTTGGTGGAACTCAAGAAGTTGATTGAAGCAAATCCGTTATTCCGTGATAAATTGCAGTTTCCTACTCTTAGAAATTCACGGCTCAGGACTCTCATAAATCAGAG CTTAAATTGGCAACACCAGCTTTGTAAAAACCCAAGGCCAAATCCTGATATAAAGACTCTCTTTGTCGATCATTCCTGCCGCCTACCAAATGATGCACGAGCACCATCCCCTGTCAACAATCCGCTGCTTGGATCATTACCAAAAGCTGGGGGATTTCCTCCTTTAGGCGCACACGGG CCATTTCAACCAACACCTTCTCCGGTTCCAACACCTCTTGCTGGTTGGATGTCCAGTCCTTCCTCTGTCCCTCATCCAGCTGTGTCTGGAGGAGCCATTGCTCTCGGCTCTCCATCCATCCAAG CAGCCTTGAAGCACCCGAGAACTCCTCCAACTAATTCTGGTGTAGACTATCCATCAGGCGATTCAGACCATGTCTCAAAACGAACAAGACCTATGGGAATGTCTGACGAG GTAAGTCTAGGTGTGAACATGTTACCAATGACATTCCCAGGGCAGGCTCATGGCCACAATCAAACCTTCAAAGCACCTGATGACTTGCCCAAGACAGTGGCACGAACTTTGAGTCAGGGCTCATCTCCCATGAGCATGGATTTCCATCCTATTAAACAGACTCTGCTACTAG TTGGTACGAATGTTGGAGATATTGGGCTCTGGGAAGTTGGTTCTCGAGAACGCCTAGTACAGAAGACTTTTAAAGTTTGGGACTTGAGTAAATGTTCGATGCCCTTGCAG GCTGCTTTGGTGAAAGAGCCTGTCGTTTCTGTCAACCGTGTGATTTGGAGCCCGGATGGTGCCTTATTCG GAGTTGCTTATTCAAGACATATTGTACAGCTATACTCTTATCACGGTGGGGAAGATATGAGGCAGCATCTTGAG ATTGATGCTCATGTTGGTGGTGTCAACGACATTGCATTCTCCACTCCAAACAAGCAACTATGTGTTACTACTTGTGGTGATGACAAAACCATCAAG GTCTGGGATGCTGCAACGGGTGTAAAACGGCATACTTTTGAGGGCCATGAAGCTCCTGTTTACTCTATCTGCCCTCACTACAAGGAGAACATTCAG TTTATCTTTTCAACTGCGCTCGATGGGAAAATAAAAGCATGGTTATATGATAATATGGGATCTCGGGTTGACTACGAAGCTCCTGGTCGCTGGTGTACAACGATGGCCTACAGTGCTGATGGAACTAG GTTATTTTCTTGTGGGACGAGTAAAGATGGGGAATCGTTCATAGTTGAGTGGAATGAAAGCGAAGGAGCTGTTAAGAGAACTTATCAAGGATTCCACAAGCGTTCTCTTGGTGTTGTTCAGTTTGATACTACTAAAAACCGCTATCTCGCTGCGGGTGACGACTTCTCCATTAAGTTCTGGGATATGGACACTACACAGCTTTTGACTGCCATTGATGCTGATGGAGGTCTCCAG GCAAGTCCACGGATCCGGTTTAACAAGGAAGGCTCTCTCTTGGCCGTTTCTGCAAATGACAATATTATTAAGGTTGTGGCAAACTCAGATGGTCTAAGGCTATTGCACACAGTTGAAAACTTATCTTCTGAATCCTCCAAGGTACTAAATATTTTGCTCATTGGATCTTCAACAAGCAAATTACTAACTCCCAGATTGAAACTTTTTCAACACTTTATTTCTCATTTACATGTGCAGCCTGCAATTAACAGTATTCCGGTAGCAGAAAGACCTGCCTCTGTAGTTTCCATCCCTGGAATG AATGGAGATTCACGGAATATGGTGGATGTGAAGCCAGTGATAACTGAAGAAGCAAATGATAAGTCTAAGGTATGGAAGCTTACTGAAGTCGGCGAACCCTCTCAATGCCGTTCATTGAGACTCCCTGAGAATATGAGAGTCACCAAG ATATCGAGATTAATTTTCACAAATTCGGGAAATGCAATTTTGGCATTGGCATCAAATGCTATTCATCTGCTATGGAAGTGGCAGCGAAATGACCGTAATGCAACTGGAAAG GCAACGGCTTCTTTACCTCCTCAACAGTGGCAACCAGCGAGCGGGATCTTAATGACAAATGATGTGGCTGAAACTAATCCAGAAGAAGCTGTACCATGTTTTGCTTTATCCAAGAATGATTCCTACGTGATGTCAGCATCCGGAGGAAAGATCTCTTTGTTTAATATGATGACGTTTAAG ACAATGGCTACTTTCATGCCGCCTCCTCCTGCTGCAACGTTTCTTGCATTCCACCCTCAAGATAACAATATCATTGCGATCGGGATGGATGATAGTACAATACAGATTTACAATGTTCGCGTTGATGAGGTTAAGAGCAAGCTTAAAGGACATTCTAAGAGAATAACCGGCCTCGCTTTCTCCAATGTACTAAATGTTCTGGTTTCGTCTGGAGCAGACGCGCAG CTTTGTGTATGGAACACGGATGGATGGGAGAAACAGAAAAGCAAGGTTCTGCAAATTCCACAGGGAAGATCAACGGCGGCTCTTTCAGACACGCGTGTTCAGTTTCATCAAGATCAAGTACACTTCCTCGTGGTCCATGAAACGCAGCTCGCTATATACGAAACAACTAAGCTTGAATGCATGAAACAG tGGCCAGTGCGTGAATCATCAGCTCCAATCACACATGCGACATTCTCATGTGATAGCCAACTGATATACACAAGTTTCATGGACGCTACAATCTGTGTCTTCAGCTCAGCAAACCTTCGATTGCGTTGCAGAGTCAATCCCTCTGCATATTTGCCAGCTTCTCTCAG CAACTCGAATGTCCATCCACTGGTGATAGCGGCTCATCCGCAAGAGTCCAATATGTTTGCTGTGGGTCTGTCAGACGGGGGAGTCCATATATTCGAGCCGCTTGAGTCTGAAGGCAAATGGGGAGTGGCTCCACCGCCTGAAAATGGCTCAGCCAGCGTTGTCACGGCTACACCTTCGGTTGGAGCTTCTGCGTCAGACCAACCTCAGAGATGA